In Oncorhynchus clarkii lewisi isolate Uvic-CL-2024 chromosome 16, UVic_Ocla_1.0, whole genome shotgun sequence, one genomic interval encodes:
- the LOC139367395 gene encoding uncharacterized protein: MSPPSNTAPSSAPCPHHPTQHLPLLHVSSIQHSTFLCSMSPPSNTASSSAPCPHHPTQHLPLLHVSSIQHSTFLCSMFPPSNTASSSAPCPHHPTQHLPLLHVPTIQHSTFLCSLSPPSVWPHLHVPTIQHSTFLCSMSPPSNTAPSSAPCPHHPTQHLPLLHLPTIQHSTFLCSLSPPSNTAPSSAPCPHHPSGLTSIQHSTFLCSMSPPSIWPHLHPTQHLPLLHVPTIQHSTFLCSMSPPSIWPHLHVPTIHLASPPCPHHPSGLTSMSPPSIWPHLHVPTIHLASPPCPHHPSGLTSMSPPSIWPHLHPTQHLPHLHVTSIHLASPPCPHHPSGLTSLSPPSIWPHLHPTQHLPHLHVPTIHLASPPCPHHPSGLTSMSPSSIWPHLHVPTIHLASPPSNTAPSSPPYPHHPSGLTSMSPPSIWPHLLVPTIHLASPPCPHHPSGLTSIQHSTFLTSMSPSSIWPHLLVPTIHLASPPCPHHPSGLTSMSPPSIWPHLHVPTIHLASPPCPHHPSGLSSMSPPSIWPHLHVPTIHLASPPCPHHPSGLTSMSPPSIWPHLHVPTIHLASPPSNTAPSSPPCHLHPSGLTSLSPPSIWPHLLVPTIHLLSPPSNTAPSSPPCPHHPSGLTSMSPPSIWPHLHVPIIHLASPPCPHHPSGLTSIQHSTFLTSISPPSIWPHLHVPTIHLASPPCPHHPSGLTSLSPPSIWPHLHPTQHLPHLHVPSIHLASPPCPHHPSGLTFMSPPSIWPHLHVPTIHLASPPCPHHPSGLTSMSPPSIWPHLHPTQHLPLLLFPSIQHSTFLCSLSAPSNTEPSSAPCPHHPTQHLPLLLVPSIQHSTFLCSMSPPSSTAPSSAPCPHHPTQHLPLLLVPTIRLASPPCPGP; this comes from the coding sequence ATGTCCCCACCATCCAACACAGCACCTTCCTCTGCTCCATGTCCCCACCATCCAACACAGCACCTTCCTCTGCTCCATGTCTCCTCCATCCAACACAGCACCTTCCTGTGCTCCATGTCCCCACCATCCAACACAGCATCTTCCTCTGCTCCTTGTCCCCACCATCCAACACAGCACCTTCCTCTGCTCCATGTCTCCTCCATCCAACACAGCACCTTCCTCTGCTCCATGTTCCCACCATCCAACACAGCATCTTCCTCTGCTCCTTGTCCCCACCATCCAACACAGCACCTTCCTCTGCTCCATGTCCCCACCATCCAACACAGCACCTTCCTCTGCTCCTTGTCCCCACCATCCGTCTGGCCTCACCTCCATGTCCCCACCATCCAACACAGCACCTTCCTCTGCTCTATGTCTCCTCCATCCAACACAGCACCTTCCTCTGCTCCATGTCCCCACCATCCAACACAGCACCTTCCTCTGCTCCATCTCCCCACCATCCAACACAGCACCTTCCTCTGCTCCTTGTCCCCACCATCCAACACAGCACCTTCCTCTGCTCCTTGTCCCCACCATCCATCTGGCCTCACCTCCATCCAACACAGCACCTTCCTCTGCTCCATGTCCCCACCATCCATCTGGCCTCACCTCCATCCAACACAGCACCTTCCTCTGCTCCATGTCCCCACCATCCAACACAGCACCTTCCTCTGCTCCATGTCCCCACCATCCATCTGGCCTCACCTCCATGTCCCCACCATCCATCTggcctctcctccatgtccccaCCATCCATCTGGCCTCACCTCCATGTCCCCACCATCCATCTGGCCTCACCTCCATGTCCCCACCATCCATCTGGCCTCACCTCCATGTCCCCACCATCCATCTGGCCTCACCTCCATGTCCCCACCATCCATCTGGCCTCACCTCCATCCAACACAGCACCTTCCTCACCTCCATGTCACTTCCATCCATCTGGCCTCACCTCCTTGTCCCCACCATCCATCTGGCCTCACCTCCTTGTCCCCACCATCCATCTGGCCTCACCTCCATCCAACACAGCACCTTCCTCACCTCCATGTCCCCACCATCCATCTGGCCTCACCTCCATGTCCCCACCATCCATCTGGCCTCACCTCCATGTCCCCATCATCCATCTGGCCTCACCTCCATGTCCCCACCATCCATCTGGCCTCACCTCCATCCAACACAGCACCTTCCTCACCTCCATATCCCCACCATCCATCTGGCCTCACCTCCATGTCCCCACCATCCATCTGGCCTCACCTCCTTGTCCCCACCATCCATCTGGCCTCACCTCCTTGTCCCCACCATCCATCTGGCCTCACCTCCATCCAACACAGCACCTTCCTCACCTCCATGTCCCCTTCATCCATCTGGCCTCACCTCCTTGTCCCCACCATCCATCTGGCCTCACCTCCATGTCCCCACCATCCATCTGGCCTCACCTCCATGTCCCCACCATCCATCTGGCCTCACCTCCATGTCCCCACCATCCATCTGGCCTCACCTCCATGTCCCCACCATCCATCTggcctctcctccatgtccccaCCATCCATCTGGCCTCACCTCCATGTCCCCACCATCCATCTGGCCTCACCTCCATGTCCCCACCATCCATCTGGCCTCACCTCCATGTCCCCACCATCCATCTGGCCTCACCTCCATGTCCCCACCATCCATCTGGCCTCACCTCCATCCAACACAGCACCTTCCTCACCTCCATGTCACCTCCATCCATCTGGCCTCACCTCCTTGTCCCCACCATCCATCTGGCCTCACCTCCTTGTCCCCACCATCCATCTGCTCTCACCTCCATCCAACACAGCACCTTCCTCACCTCCATGTCCCCACCATCCATCTGGCCTCACCTCCATGTCCCCACCATCCATCTGGCCTCACCTCCATGTCCCCATCATCCATCTGGCCTCACCTCCATGTCCCCACCATCCATCTGGCCTCACCTCCATCCAACACAGCACCTTCCTCACCTCCATATCCCCACCATCCATCTGGCCTCACCTCCATGTCCCCACCATCCATCTGGCCTCACCTCCTTGTCCCCACCATCCATCTGGCCTCACCTCCTTGTCCCCACCATCCATCTGGCCTCACCTCCATCCAACACAGCACCTTCCTCACCTCCATGTCCCCTCCATCCATCTGGCCTCACCTCCTTGTCCCCACCATCCATCTGGCCTCACCTTCATGTCCCCACCATCCATCTGGCCTCACCTCCATGTCCCCACCATCCATCTGGCCTCACCTCCATGTCCCCACCATCCATCTGGCCTCACCTCCATGTCCCCACCATCCATCTGGCCTCACCTCCATCCAACACAGCACCTTCCTCTGCTCCTTTTCCCCTCCATCCAACACAGCACCTTCCTCTGCTCCTTGTCCGCACCATCCAACACAGAACCTTCCTCTGCTCCTTGTCCCCACCATCCAACACAGCACCTTCCTCTGCTCCTTGTCCCCTCCATCCAACACAGCACCTTCCTCTGCTCCATGTCCCCACCATCCAGCACAGCACCTTCCTCTGCTCCATGTCCCCACCATCCAACACAGCACCTTCCTCTGCTCCTTGTCCCCACCATCCGTCTGGCCTCACCTCCATGTCCAGGTCCCTGA